A stretch of Rhinopithecus roxellana isolate Shanxi Qingling chromosome 12, ASM756505v1, whole genome shotgun sequence DNA encodes these proteins:
- the LOC104656871 gene encoding calmodulin-like, with amino-acid sequence MADQLTEEQIAEFKEAFSLFDKDGDGTITTKELGTVMRSVGQNPTEAELQDMINEVDADGNGTIDFPEFLTMMARKMKDTDSEEEIREAFRVFDKDGDGYISAAELRHVMTNLGEKLTDEEVDEMIREADIDGDGQVNYEEFVQMMTAK; translated from the coding sequence ATGGCTGACCAACTGACCGAAGAGCAGATTGCAGAATTCAAAGAAGCTTTTTCACTATTTGACAAAGATGGTGATGGAACTATAACAACAAAGGAATTGGGAACTGTAATGAGGTCTGTTGGGCAGAATCCCACAGAAGCAGAGTTACAGGACATGATTAATGAAGTAGATGCTGATGGTAATGGCACAATTGACTTCCCTGAATTTCTGACAATGAtggcaagaaaaatgaaagacacaGACAGTGAAGAAGAAATTAGAGAAGCATTCCGTGTGTTTGATAAGGATGGCGATGGCTATATTAGTGCTGCAGAACTTCGCCATGTGATGACAAACCTTGGAGAGAAGTTAACAGATGAAGAAGTTGATGAAATGATCAGGGAAGCAGATATTGATGGTGATGGTCAAGTAAACTATGAAGAGTTTGTACAAATGATGACAGCAAAGTGA